Below is a genomic region from Mucilaginibacter auburnensis.
TGTCATCTTCTTTGGTTTTTAATCGTAGCGTACCCTTATAGTTGTTACCCAGATAATTGAGGTCATCTAACTGTTGCAGTTGCAAAGAGAAATATTCCTGTTTACCGTTCTGATAGGTTTTACGCAACCGCAAAAACGCTTCCTGATTGAGGCTGATCTCAAACTTTTTCAGCTTTGTATCTGCCGTGGCGTCATATGATGCGGTAAGACATTGATTGCTCCAGTTCAGCCAGTCCTGCTCAACAACAAAGCACAAACCCGCCAGCCCGGTGAGCACGAATGAAAATACAAGAAACCGTTTTTTTCTTTTTAGGATAATTGATCTTATCATTACAATAAAACGCAAAGTCGAAGTTAATAATTTATAAATTTGCAATATGCAATTTTCTGAAAATTCAAGAGTGTGGATATATCAGTCAGACAGACAGCTATCTGACGAGGAAACCAATCAAATACAACAGCACTTAAATACATTTGCCGCGCAATGGACGGCCCACAACAACCAGCTGAAAGCAACTGGTGAGGTGCGTTATAATCGCTTTCTGATTTTAATAGTTGATGAAACACAAACAGGCGCAAGCGGATGTTCTATTGATAAATCCGTTCATTTTATGAAACAAATAGAACAGGCTTTTGGTGTTAATTTATTTGACCGTTTTAACCTGGCCTATCGCGAAGGGACTAAAGTACTTTCACTACCCCGCAACGCATTTGAAGAAAAACTGGCAAACGGTGAGATCAACAAGGATACTGTGGTTTTTAATAACCTTATTCCAACTTTTAAAGACCTGCAAAACAAATGGGAAGTTCCGTTTAAGGATAGCTGGCACATGCAGCTGTTTGGCAGTTTGGTGAAATAAATACCAATACCTTTTCTCTAAAATTTCCTAACTTGTACTATGGAAAAGTACGATCCCCGCATT
It encodes:
- a CDS encoding ABC transporter ATPase, with product MQFSENSRVWIYQSDRQLSDEETNQIQQHLNTFAAQWTAHNNQLKATGEVRYNRFLILIVDETQTGASGCSIDKSVHFMKQIEQAFGVNLFDRFNLAYREGTKVLSLPRNAFEEKLANGEINKDTVVFNNLIPTFKDLQNKWEVPFKDSWHMQLFGSLVK